One segment of Nomia melanderi isolate GNS246 chromosome 10, iyNomMela1, whole genome shotgun sequence DNA contains the following:
- the Cpsf6 gene encoding cleavage and polyadenylation specificity factor subunit 6 isoform X5, producing the protein MADGDIDLYADDLEQDFAQDEFAGDGVDLYDDVIAAPAGGNGGVSTGNSGDGGGDSTSPKEETNGSAPYHQLGNNIQPNQIGRRHQLYVGNLTWWTSDQDITDAVQSIGVSDFVEVKFFENRANGQSKGFCVISLGSEQSMRICMERLPKKELHGQNPVVTFPTKQALNQFESQCKTRPAPAPQQSQSQRPHNPHQHQPPMPPHQQHPQHPQHPQHSQQNHGPRMMMGPPQGVRPQRMPPPGMGPPGPGGPGQQGPPRIHGPPMGPGPGPHHPLPGHPNQGPPPPPGYQQGPWNGPRPNGPPGPPRGPSGPGAPPQQGPPGPGPGQHRPPGMFHGGPPGPPGQGPPRGPPGHPGGPPGDPRGAQPRPEWNRPPGMHHGPQGPPGFPQHQHMQGPQPGQGPPQRGPPPGSMGGMLPGPGGPPPGHGGPPQGPPQGPPGGPAPHVNPAFFPQGPPHQHPGQHPPGPPGPPHGPPHGPPHGPPHGPPHGPPHGQPHGPPHVPPHGYGPPATQPPYGAPGPDHRPEGPPPLTEQEFEEIMSRNRTVSSSAIARAVSDAAAGEYASAIETLVTAISLIKQSKVAADDRCKILISSLQDTLRGVETKSYGSARRERSRSRDRERSHRRRRERSRSRDREYRERSRDRDRERDRERDRERERDRDRDRERYYSEPYPRERSRSRERERERERDREYRERSREESTTRQSARPRVKEEPPETAPVSSSKASRYYDDRYRERERDRDRERESSRRPSEREREPERERERERERDRRDERGDSSHRSRH; encoded by the exons ATGGCGGACGGTGACATTGATTTGTACGCCGACGATCTCGAGCAAGATTTCGCGCAG gATGAGTTTGCTGGTGATGGCGTTGATTTATATGATGACGTGATAGCAGCTCCCGCTGGTGGTAATGGTGGCGTTTCTACAGGCAATAGCGGAGATGGTGGAGGTGACAGTACATCACCAAAGGAAGAAACAAATGGCAGTGCCCCGTATCATCAACTCGGGAATAACATTCAACCAAACCAAATTGGAAGACGTCACCAATTATATGTTGGAAATTTAACTTGG TGGACAAGTGATCAAGATATAACTGATGCAGTACAAAGTATTGGAGTATCTGACTTTGTGGAAGTAAAATTCTTCGAAAATCGAGCAAACGGACAATCCAAAGGCTTCTGCGTGATTTCTCTGGGTTCAGAACAAAGTATGAGAATATGCATGGAAAGATTACCCAAGAAAGAATTACATGGACAAAATCCAGTAGTAACATTTCCTACCAAACAAGCCTTGAATCAA TTCGAGTCTCAGTGCAAGACACGTCCGGCTCCGGCTCCTCAGCAAAGTCAAAGTCAGCGTCCCCATAATCCGCATCAACATCAACCACCAATGCCGCCTCATCAACAGCATCCACAGCATCCCCAACACCCTCAACATTCACAACAAAATCATGGTCCTAGGATGATGATGGGTCCTCCGCAGGGTGTGAGACCACAGAGAATGCCACCACCAGGTATGGGTCCGCCAGGTCCAGGTGGACCTGGCCAACAAGGCCCACCACGTATACATGGTCCACCCATGGGACCTGGACCTGGACCGCATCATCCTTTACCTGGACATCCGAACCAGGGTCCACCACCTCCTCCTGGATATCAACAGGGACCTTGGAACGGTCCAAGACCAAATGGTCCACCTGGACCGCCTAGAGGTCCAAGCGGACCCGGTGCTCCGCCACAACAAGGACCACCCGGACCAGGTCCTGGCCAACATCGACCACCCGGAATG TTTCATGGTGGTCCACCTGGTCCACCCGGTCAGGGGCCTCCACGTGGTCCACCTGGTCATCCTGGTGGACCTCCGGGTGATCCGAGAGGTGCCCAACCACGTCCAGAATGGAATAGACCACCAG GAATGCATCACGGGCCTCAGGGACCACCAGGTTTCCCTCAACATCAACATATGCAAGGCCCGCAACCTGGTCAAGGCCCACCACAGAGAGGACCTCCTCCAGGTTCTATGGGTG GAATGTTGCCAGGTCCAGGAGGACCCCCGCCCGGACACGGAGGACCGCCTCAAGGACCACCGCAAGGACCTCCGGGAGGACCAGCGCCGCACGTTAATCCAGCATTCTTCCCGCAAGGACCGCCTCATCAACATCCGGGACAACATCCACCAGGTCCTCCAGGTCCACCTCATGGACCACCACACGGTCCACCTCATGGTCCTCCCCATGGTCCTCCTCACGGACCTCCTCATGGTCAGCCTCATGGGCCTCCTCATGTGCCACCGCACGGTTATGGACCACCTGCGACacaa CCACCCTACGGTGCACCGGGACCCGATCATCGCCCAGAAGGACCTCCTCCACTCACAGAACAAGAATTCGAAGAGATTATGAGTCGAAATAGAACAGTTTCTTCCTCTGCCATTGCTCGAGCAGTGTCAGACGCTGCGGCAGGAGAATACGCGAGCGCCATAGAAACCTTGGTTACAGCCATTTCCTTGATAAAGCAATCCAAGGTCGCTGCAGACGACAGATGCAAAATTCTGATCAGTTCTCTACAAGATACTTTACGCGGTGTTGAAACCAAGAGCTACGGCTCCGCGCGAAGAG AACGATCACGTTCGCGCGATAGAGAACGCAGTCACAGGAGGAGGCGCGAACGATCAAGAAGCCGTGACAGAGAGTACAGAGAGAGAAGCAGGGATAGGGACAGAGAGCGCGACAGAGAACGCGATCGTGAGAGGGAAAGAGATCGTGATCGTGACAGGGAACGTTATTACAGTGAACCATATCCACGGGAGAGATCACGAAGCAGGGAGAGGGAACGTGAACGTGAAAGAGATCGCGAGTATAGAGAGCGAAGCAGAGAAGAAAG TACGACACGTCAGTCAGCCAGGCCAAGAGTAAAAGAAGAACCGCCAGAGACGGCTCCCGTCTCGTCTTCCAAGGCGTCTAG GTATTATGACGATCGCTACAGAGAACGTGAACGAGACAGAGATCGAGAACGAGAATCAAGCCGCAGACCATCGGAGAGAGAACGAGAACCGGAGCGTGAACGGGAACGTGAACGAGAAAGAGATCGCCGCGACGAACGTGGAGACTCCTCGCATCGCTCGAGACATTAA
- the Cpsf6 gene encoding cleavage and polyadenylation specificity factor subunit 6 isoform X11 translates to MADGDIDLYADDLEQDFAQDEFAGDGVDLYDDVIAAPAGGNGGVSTGNSGDGGGDSTSPKEETNGSAPYHQLGNNIQPNQIGRRHQLYVGNLTWWTSDQDITDAVQSIGVSDFVEVKFFENRANGQSKGFCVISLGSEQSMRICMERLPKKELHGQNPVVTFPTKQALNQFESQCKTRPAPAPQQSQSQRPHNPHQHQPPMPPHQQHPQHPQHPQHSQQNHGPRMMMGPPQGVRPQRMPPPGMGPPGPGGPGQQGPPRIHGPPMGPGPGPHHPLPGHPNQGPPPPPGYQQGPWNGPRPNGPPGPPRGPSGPGAPPQQGPPGPGPGQHRPPGMSCTRDLSETSYHMPQQFHGGPPGPPGQGPPRGPPGHPGGPPGDPRGAQPRPEWNRPPGPGGPPPGHGGPPQGPPQGPPGGPAPHVNPAFFPQGPPHQHPGQHPPGPPGPPHGPPHGPPHGPPHGPPHGPPHGQPHGPPHVPPHGYGPPATQPPYGAPGPDHRPEGPPPLTEQEFEEIMSRNRTVSSSAIARAVSDAAAGEYASAIETLVTAISLIKQSKVAADDRCKILISSLQDTLRGVETKSYGSARRERSRSRDRERSHRRRRERSRSRDREYRERSRDRDRERDRERDRERERDRDRDRERYYSEPYPRERSRSRERERERERDREYRERSREESTTRQSARPRVKEEPPETAPVSSSKASRYYDDRYRERERDRDRERESSRRPSEREREPERERERERERDRRDERGDSSHRSRH, encoded by the exons ATGGCGGACGGTGACATTGATTTGTACGCCGACGATCTCGAGCAAGATTTCGCGCAG gATGAGTTTGCTGGTGATGGCGTTGATTTATATGATGACGTGATAGCAGCTCCCGCTGGTGGTAATGGTGGCGTTTCTACAGGCAATAGCGGAGATGGTGGAGGTGACAGTACATCACCAAAGGAAGAAACAAATGGCAGTGCCCCGTATCATCAACTCGGGAATAACATTCAACCAAACCAAATTGGAAGACGTCACCAATTATATGTTGGAAATTTAACTTGG TGGACAAGTGATCAAGATATAACTGATGCAGTACAAAGTATTGGAGTATCTGACTTTGTGGAAGTAAAATTCTTCGAAAATCGAGCAAACGGACAATCCAAAGGCTTCTGCGTGATTTCTCTGGGTTCAGAACAAAGTATGAGAATATGCATGGAAAGATTACCCAAGAAAGAATTACATGGACAAAATCCAGTAGTAACATTTCCTACCAAACAAGCCTTGAATCAA TTCGAGTCTCAGTGCAAGACACGTCCGGCTCCGGCTCCTCAGCAAAGTCAAAGTCAGCGTCCCCATAATCCGCATCAACATCAACCACCAATGCCGCCTCATCAACAGCATCCACAGCATCCCCAACACCCTCAACATTCACAACAAAATCATGGTCCTAGGATGATGATGGGTCCTCCGCAGGGTGTGAGACCACAGAGAATGCCACCACCAGGTATGGGTCCGCCAGGTCCAGGTGGACCTGGCCAACAAGGCCCACCACGTATACATGGTCCACCCATGGGACCTGGACCTGGACCGCATCATCCTTTACCTGGACATCCGAACCAGGGTCCACCACCTCCTCCTGGATATCAACAGGGACCTTGGAACGGTCCAAGACCAAATGGTCCACCTGGACCGCCTAGAGGTCCAAGCGGACCCGGTGCTCCGCCACAACAAGGACCACCCGGACCAGGTCCTGGCCAACATCGACCACCCGGAATG AGTTGCACTAGAGACCTTTCAGAAACCAGTTACCATATGCCACAG CAGTTTCATGGTGGTCCACCTGGTCCACCCGGTCAGGGGCCTCCACGTGGTCCACCTGGTCATCCTGGTGGACCTCCGGGTGATCCGAGAGGTGCCCAACCACGTCCAGAATGGAATAGACCACCAG GTCCAGGAGGACCCCCGCCCGGACACGGAGGACCGCCTCAAGGACCACCGCAAGGACCTCCGGGAGGACCAGCGCCGCACGTTAATCCAGCATTCTTCCCGCAAGGACCGCCTCATCAACATCCGGGACAACATCCACCAGGTCCTCCAGGTCCACCTCATGGACCACCACACGGTCCACCTCATGGTCCTCCCCATGGTCCTCCTCACGGACCTCCTCATGGTCAGCCTCATGGGCCTCCTCATGTGCCACCGCACGGTTATGGACCACCTGCGACacaa CCACCCTACGGTGCACCGGGACCCGATCATCGCCCAGAAGGACCTCCTCCACTCACAGAACAAGAATTCGAAGAGATTATGAGTCGAAATAGAACAGTTTCTTCCTCTGCCATTGCTCGAGCAGTGTCAGACGCTGCGGCAGGAGAATACGCGAGCGCCATAGAAACCTTGGTTACAGCCATTTCCTTGATAAAGCAATCCAAGGTCGCTGCAGACGACAGATGCAAAATTCTGATCAGTTCTCTACAAGATACTTTACGCGGTGTTGAAACCAAGAGCTACGGCTCCGCGCGAAGAG AACGATCACGTTCGCGCGATAGAGAACGCAGTCACAGGAGGAGGCGCGAACGATCAAGAAGCCGTGACAGAGAGTACAGAGAGAGAAGCAGGGATAGGGACAGAGAGCGCGACAGAGAACGCGATCGTGAGAGGGAAAGAGATCGTGATCGTGACAGGGAACGTTATTACAGTGAACCATATCCACGGGAGAGATCACGAAGCAGGGAGAGGGAACGTGAACGTGAAAGAGATCGCGAGTATAGAGAGCGAAGCAGAGAAGAAAG TACGACACGTCAGTCAGCCAGGCCAAGAGTAAAAGAAGAACCGCCAGAGACGGCTCCCGTCTCGTCTTCCAAGGCGTCTAG GTATTATGACGATCGCTACAGAGAACGTGAACGAGACAGAGATCGAGAACGAGAATCAAGCCGCAGACCATCGGAGAGAGAACGAGAACCGGAGCGTGAACGGGAACGTGAACGAGAAAGAGATCGCCGCGACGAACGTGGAGACTCCTCGCATCGCTCGAGACATTAA
- the Cpsf6 gene encoding cleavage and polyadenylation specificity factor subunit 6 isoform X6: MLLDEFAGDGVDLYDDVIAAPAGGNGGVSTGNSGDGGGDSTSPKEETNGSAPYHQLGNNIQPNQIGRRHQLYVGNLTWWTSDQDITDAVQSIGVSDFVEVKFFENRANGQSKGFCVISLGSEQSMRICMERLPKKELHGQNPVVTFPTKQALNQFESQCKTRPAPAPQQSQSQRPHNPHQHQPPMPPHQQHPQHPQHPQHSQQNHGPRMMMGPPQGVRPQRMPPPGMGPPGPGGPGQQGPPRIHGPPMGPGPGPHHPLPGHPNQGPPPPPGYQQGPWNGPRPNGPPGPPRGPSGPGAPPQQGPPGPGPGQHRPPGMSCTRDLSETSYHMPQQFHGGPPGPPGQGPPRGPPGHPGGPPGDPRGAQPRPEWNRPPGMHHGPQGPPGFPQHQHMQGPQPGQGPPQRGPPPGSMGGMLPGPGGPPPGHGGPPQGPPQGPPGGPAPHVNPAFFPQGPPHQHPGQHPPGPPGPPHGPPHGPPHGPPHGPPHGPPHGQPHGPPHVPPHGYGPPATQPPYGAPGPDHRPEGPPPLTEQEFEEIMSRNRTVSSSAIARAVSDAAAGEYASAIETLVTAISLIKQSKVAADDRCKILISSLQDTLRGVETKSYGSARRERSRSRDRERSHRRRRERSRSRDREYRERSRDRDRERDRERDRERERDRDRDRERYYSEPYPRERSRSRERERERERDREYRERSREESTTRQSARPRVKEEPPETAPVSSSKASRYYDDRYRERERDRDRERESSRRPSEREREPERERERERERDRRDERGDSSHRSRH, translated from the exons ATGTTGCTG gATGAGTTTGCTGGTGATGGCGTTGATTTATATGATGACGTGATAGCAGCTCCCGCTGGTGGTAATGGTGGCGTTTCTACAGGCAATAGCGGAGATGGTGGAGGTGACAGTACATCACCAAAGGAAGAAACAAATGGCAGTGCCCCGTATCATCAACTCGGGAATAACATTCAACCAAACCAAATTGGAAGACGTCACCAATTATATGTTGGAAATTTAACTTGG TGGACAAGTGATCAAGATATAACTGATGCAGTACAAAGTATTGGAGTATCTGACTTTGTGGAAGTAAAATTCTTCGAAAATCGAGCAAACGGACAATCCAAAGGCTTCTGCGTGATTTCTCTGGGTTCAGAACAAAGTATGAGAATATGCATGGAAAGATTACCCAAGAAAGAATTACATGGACAAAATCCAGTAGTAACATTTCCTACCAAACAAGCCTTGAATCAA TTCGAGTCTCAGTGCAAGACACGTCCGGCTCCGGCTCCTCAGCAAAGTCAAAGTCAGCGTCCCCATAATCCGCATCAACATCAACCACCAATGCCGCCTCATCAACAGCATCCACAGCATCCCCAACACCCTCAACATTCACAACAAAATCATGGTCCTAGGATGATGATGGGTCCTCCGCAGGGTGTGAGACCACAGAGAATGCCACCACCAGGTATGGGTCCGCCAGGTCCAGGTGGACCTGGCCAACAAGGCCCACCACGTATACATGGTCCACCCATGGGACCTGGACCTGGACCGCATCATCCTTTACCTGGACATCCGAACCAGGGTCCACCACCTCCTCCTGGATATCAACAGGGACCTTGGAACGGTCCAAGACCAAATGGTCCACCTGGACCGCCTAGAGGTCCAAGCGGACCCGGTGCTCCGCCACAACAAGGACCACCCGGACCAGGTCCTGGCCAACATCGACCACCCGGAATG AGTTGCACTAGAGACCTTTCAGAAACCAGTTACCATATGCCACAG CAGTTTCATGGTGGTCCACCTGGTCCACCCGGTCAGGGGCCTCCACGTGGTCCACCTGGTCATCCTGGTGGACCTCCGGGTGATCCGAGAGGTGCCCAACCACGTCCAGAATGGAATAGACCACCAG GAATGCATCACGGGCCTCAGGGACCACCAGGTTTCCCTCAACATCAACATATGCAAGGCCCGCAACCTGGTCAAGGCCCACCACAGAGAGGACCTCCTCCAGGTTCTATGGGTG GAATGTTGCCAGGTCCAGGAGGACCCCCGCCCGGACACGGAGGACCGCCTCAAGGACCACCGCAAGGACCTCCGGGAGGACCAGCGCCGCACGTTAATCCAGCATTCTTCCCGCAAGGACCGCCTCATCAACATCCGGGACAACATCCACCAGGTCCTCCAGGTCCACCTCATGGACCACCACACGGTCCACCTCATGGTCCTCCCCATGGTCCTCCTCACGGACCTCCTCATGGTCAGCCTCATGGGCCTCCTCATGTGCCACCGCACGGTTATGGACCACCTGCGACacaa CCACCCTACGGTGCACCGGGACCCGATCATCGCCCAGAAGGACCTCCTCCACTCACAGAACAAGAATTCGAAGAGATTATGAGTCGAAATAGAACAGTTTCTTCCTCTGCCATTGCTCGAGCAGTGTCAGACGCTGCGGCAGGAGAATACGCGAGCGCCATAGAAACCTTGGTTACAGCCATTTCCTTGATAAAGCAATCCAAGGTCGCTGCAGACGACAGATGCAAAATTCTGATCAGTTCTCTACAAGATACTTTACGCGGTGTTGAAACCAAGAGCTACGGCTCCGCGCGAAGAG AACGATCACGTTCGCGCGATAGAGAACGCAGTCACAGGAGGAGGCGCGAACGATCAAGAAGCCGTGACAGAGAGTACAGAGAGAGAAGCAGGGATAGGGACAGAGAGCGCGACAGAGAACGCGATCGTGAGAGGGAAAGAGATCGTGATCGTGACAGGGAACGTTATTACAGTGAACCATATCCACGGGAGAGATCACGAAGCAGGGAGAGGGAACGTGAACGTGAAAGAGATCGCGAGTATAGAGAGCGAAGCAGAGAAGAAAG TACGACACGTCAGTCAGCCAGGCCAAGAGTAAAAGAAGAACCGCCAGAGACGGCTCCCGTCTCGTCTTCCAAGGCGTCTAG GTATTATGACGATCGCTACAGAGAACGTGAACGAGACAGAGATCGAGAACGAGAATCAAGCCGCAGACCATCGGAGAGAGAACGAGAACCGGAGCGTGAACGGGAACGTGAACGAGAAAGAGATCGCCGCGACGAACGTGGAGACTCCTCGCATCGCTCGAGACATTAA
- the Cpsf6 gene encoding cleavage and polyadenylation specificity factor subunit 6 isoform X7, which produces MADGDIDLYADDLEQDFAQDEFAGDGVDLYDDVIAAPAGGNGGVSTGNSGDGGGDSTSPKEETNGSAPYHQLGNNIQPNQIGRRHQLYVGNLTWWTSDQDITDAVQSIGVSDFVEVKFFENRANGQSKGFCVISLGSEQSMRICMERLPKKELHGQNPVVTFPTKQALNQFESQCKTRPAPAPQQSQSQRPHNPHQHQPPMPPHQQHPQHPQHPQHSQQNHGPRMMMGPPQGVRPQRMPPPGMGPPGPGGPGQQGPPRIHGPPMGPGPGPHHPLPGHPNQGPPPPPGYQQGPWNGPRPNGPPGPPRGPSGPGAPPQQGPPGPGPGQHRPPGMQFHGGPPGPPGQGPPRGPPGHPGGPPGDPRGAQPRPEWNRPPGMHHGPQGPPGFPQHQHMQGPQPGQGPPQRGPPPGSMGGPGGPPPGHGGPPQGPPQGPPGGPAPHVNPAFFPQGPPHQHPGQHPPGPPGPPHGPPHGPPHGPPHGPPHGPPHGQPHGPPHVPPHGYGPPATQPPYGAPGPDHRPEGPPPLTEQEFEEIMSRNRTVSSSAIARAVSDAAAGEYASAIETLVTAISLIKQSKVAADDRCKILISSLQDTLRGVETKSYGSARRERSRSRDRERSHRRRRERSRSRDREYRERSRDRDRERDRERDRERERDRDRDRERYYSEPYPRERSRSRERERERERDREYRERSREESTTRQSARPRVKEEPPETAPVSSSKASRYYDDRYRERERDRDRERESSRRPSEREREPERERERERERDRRDERGDSSHRSRH; this is translated from the exons ATGGCGGACGGTGACATTGATTTGTACGCCGACGATCTCGAGCAAGATTTCGCGCAG gATGAGTTTGCTGGTGATGGCGTTGATTTATATGATGACGTGATAGCAGCTCCCGCTGGTGGTAATGGTGGCGTTTCTACAGGCAATAGCGGAGATGGTGGAGGTGACAGTACATCACCAAAGGAAGAAACAAATGGCAGTGCCCCGTATCATCAACTCGGGAATAACATTCAACCAAACCAAATTGGAAGACGTCACCAATTATATGTTGGAAATTTAACTTGG TGGACAAGTGATCAAGATATAACTGATGCAGTACAAAGTATTGGAGTATCTGACTTTGTGGAAGTAAAATTCTTCGAAAATCGAGCAAACGGACAATCCAAAGGCTTCTGCGTGATTTCTCTGGGTTCAGAACAAAGTATGAGAATATGCATGGAAAGATTACCCAAGAAAGAATTACATGGACAAAATCCAGTAGTAACATTTCCTACCAAACAAGCCTTGAATCAA TTCGAGTCTCAGTGCAAGACACGTCCGGCTCCGGCTCCTCAGCAAAGTCAAAGTCAGCGTCCCCATAATCCGCATCAACATCAACCACCAATGCCGCCTCATCAACAGCATCCACAGCATCCCCAACACCCTCAACATTCACAACAAAATCATGGTCCTAGGATGATGATGGGTCCTCCGCAGGGTGTGAGACCACAGAGAATGCCACCACCAGGTATGGGTCCGCCAGGTCCAGGTGGACCTGGCCAACAAGGCCCACCACGTATACATGGTCCACCCATGGGACCTGGACCTGGACCGCATCATCCTTTACCTGGACATCCGAACCAGGGTCCACCACCTCCTCCTGGATATCAACAGGGACCTTGGAACGGTCCAAGACCAAATGGTCCACCTGGACCGCCTAGAGGTCCAAGCGGACCCGGTGCTCCGCCACAACAAGGACCACCCGGACCAGGTCCTGGCCAACATCGACCACCCGGAATG CAGTTTCATGGTGGTCCACCTGGTCCACCCGGTCAGGGGCCTCCACGTGGTCCACCTGGTCATCCTGGTGGACCTCCGGGTGATCCGAGAGGTGCCCAACCACGTCCAGAATGGAATAGACCACCAG GAATGCATCACGGGCCTCAGGGACCACCAGGTTTCCCTCAACATCAACATATGCAAGGCCCGCAACCTGGTCAAGGCCCACCACAGAGAGGACCTCCTCCAGGTTCTATGGGTG GTCCAGGAGGACCCCCGCCCGGACACGGAGGACCGCCTCAAGGACCACCGCAAGGACCTCCGGGAGGACCAGCGCCGCACGTTAATCCAGCATTCTTCCCGCAAGGACCGCCTCATCAACATCCGGGACAACATCCACCAGGTCCTCCAGGTCCACCTCATGGACCACCACACGGTCCACCTCATGGTCCTCCCCATGGTCCTCCTCACGGACCTCCTCATGGTCAGCCTCATGGGCCTCCTCATGTGCCACCGCACGGTTATGGACCACCTGCGACacaa CCACCCTACGGTGCACCGGGACCCGATCATCGCCCAGAAGGACCTCCTCCACTCACAGAACAAGAATTCGAAGAGATTATGAGTCGAAATAGAACAGTTTCTTCCTCTGCCATTGCTCGAGCAGTGTCAGACGCTGCGGCAGGAGAATACGCGAGCGCCATAGAAACCTTGGTTACAGCCATTTCCTTGATAAAGCAATCCAAGGTCGCTGCAGACGACAGATGCAAAATTCTGATCAGTTCTCTACAAGATACTTTACGCGGTGTTGAAACCAAGAGCTACGGCTCCGCGCGAAGAG AACGATCACGTTCGCGCGATAGAGAACGCAGTCACAGGAGGAGGCGCGAACGATCAAGAAGCCGTGACAGAGAGTACAGAGAGAGAAGCAGGGATAGGGACAGAGAGCGCGACAGAGAACGCGATCGTGAGAGGGAAAGAGATCGTGATCGTGACAGGGAACGTTATTACAGTGAACCATATCCACGGGAGAGATCACGAAGCAGGGAGAGGGAACGTGAACGTGAAAGAGATCGCGAGTATAGAGAGCGAAGCAGAGAAGAAAG TACGACACGTCAGTCAGCCAGGCCAAGAGTAAAAGAAGAACCGCCAGAGACGGCTCCCGTCTCGTCTTCCAAGGCGTCTAG GTATTATGACGATCGCTACAGAGAACGTGAACGAGACAGAGATCGAGAACGAGAATCAAGCCGCAGACCATCGGAGAGAGAACGAGAACCGGAGCGTGAACGGGAACGTGAACGAGAAAGAGATCGCCGCGACGAACGTGGAGACTCCTCGCATCGCTCGAGACATTAA